In Rhodovulum sulfidophilum DSM 1374, the following are encoded in one genomic region:
- a CDS encoding ABC transporter substrate-binding protein, with protein sequence MRPIWTTALNLALALPFALALTIAPTAGPAQAAPPDTITIGMVLEPPNLDPTSGAAAAIDEVVYANLFEGLTRFAPDGTVVPGLAASWEANEAATVYTFHLREGVRFHDGTAMEADDVVFTLDHARGPDSTNAQKALFEGIESVTAPDPLTVTVTLARPDGAFPFKMAWGDAVIVAPETAGTEASAPVGTGPFRFERWVHGDRVELLRNPDYWGPAPALARATFKFIPDPNAAFAAMMAGDVDAFPNFPAPETLPQFEADPRFRVIVGTTEGETILALNNRRPPLDNIRVREAIAHAVNRQDIIDGAMFGYGTPIGTHFAPHHPDYVDLTDLSRHDPKKARALLAEAGQTDLTLRLALPPPSYARRGGEIVASELRAVGIETEIVNLEWAQWLDQVFRRHDFELTIVSHTEPMDIGIYARPDYYFGYDRPDFPALMDRLAGATDPAERSEILKAAQRMIAEDYVNVYLFQLAKTGVANAKLEGLWENAPTQANDLTAVHWTD encoded by the coding sequence ATGCGCCCCATTTGGACGACCGCCCTGAACCTCGCCCTCGCGCTGCCCTTCGCGCTGGCCCTTACCATTGCCCCGACCGCTGGGCCGGCGCAGGCCGCGCCGCCGGATACGATCACCATCGGCATGGTGCTCGAGCCGCCCAATCTCGACCCCACCTCGGGTGCTGCCGCAGCCATCGACGAGGTGGTCTATGCCAATCTCTTCGAGGGGCTGACCCGCTTTGCCCCCGACGGCACCGTGGTTCCGGGCCTCGCCGCCAGCTGGGAGGCGAACGAGGCCGCTACCGTCTACACCTTCCACCTGCGCGAGGGCGTGCGCTTCCATGACGGCACCGCGATGGAGGCCGACGACGTGGTCTTCACCCTCGATCACGCGCGCGGACCCGACAGCACCAACGCCCAAAAGGCGCTGTTCGAGGGCATCGAAAGCGTCACCGCACCCGACCCGCTGACGGTCACGGTGACGCTTGCCCGGCCCGACGGCGCCTTTCCCTTCAAGATGGCCTGGGGCGATGCGGTGATCGTCGCCCCCGAAACCGCCGGAACCGAGGCCTCCGCCCCGGTCGGCACCGGCCCGTTCCGGTTCGAGCGCTGGGTCCATGGCGACCGGGTCGAACTGCTGCGCAACCCCGATTACTGGGGCCCGGCCCCGGCCCTGGCCCGCGCCACCTTCAAGTTCATCCCCGATCCGAACGCGGCCTTCGCGGCGATGATGGCGGGCGATGTCGACGCATTCCCCAATTTTCCAGCCCCCGAGACGCTGCCGCAATTCGAGGCCGATCCGCGGTTCCGGGTGATCGTCGGCACGACCGAGGGCGAAACCATCCTCGCGCTCAACAACCGCCGCCCGCCGCTCGACAATATCCGGGTGCGCGAGGCCATTGCCCATGCCGTCAACCGGCAGGACATTATCGACGGCGCGATGTTCGGCTATGGCACGCCCATCGGAACCCATTTCGCGCCGCATCATCCCGATTATGTCGACCTGACCGACCTGTCGCGACACGACCCGAAAAAGGCCCGCGCGCTTCTGGCCGAGGCGGGGCAGACAGACCTCACCCTGCGCCTGGCGCTGCCCCCGCCCAGCTATGCCCGCCGCGGCGGCGAGATCGTGGCCTCCGAGCTTCGCGCGGTCGGGATCGAGACCGAGATCGTCAATCTGGAATGGGCGCAATGGCTCGACCAGGTCTTCCGGCGCCATGATTTCGAACTGACGATCGTCAGCCATACCGAGCCGATGGATATCGGCATCTATGCCCGGCCCGACTATTATTTTGGCTATGACCGGCCGGACTTCCCGGCGCTGATGGACCGGCTCGCAGGCGCCACCGATCCGGCCGAGCGCTCGGAAATCCTGAAGGCGGCGCAACGGATGATCGCCGAGGATTACGTCAACGTCTATCTCTTCCAACTCGCCAAGACCGGCGTCGCCAATGCGAAGCTCGAGGGGCTATGGGAGAACGCACCGACCCAGGCCAACGACCTGACCGCCGTGCATTGGACCGACTGA
- the panC gene encoding pantoate--beta-alanine ligase: MSAPILRSLAELRALRAAWRAGGARVAVVPTMGALHAGHLSLAAAAKAAADRVIVTIFVNPRQFNDPGDLARYPRTEARDAEKLAPLGVDAIYVPAPDQIYPPGFATSISVTGVSEGLCGAHRPGHFDGVATVVTKLLLQTGADCAFFGEKDYQQLMVVRRLVRDLDIPVEIVGCPTVREPDGLALSSRNALLPGDVRAVAPALYRALAGAGKALEAGAGAGEALAGARAAILDAGFAEVEYLELRAAADLAPLDAAVVPARLLVAAHLGGVRLIDNIPVAAG, translated from the coding sequence ATGAGCGCGCCGATCCTGCGGAGCCTGGCCGAGCTGCGTGCGCTTCGGGCGGCGTGGCGGGCCGGGGGCGCCCGCGTGGCCGTGGTGCCGACCATGGGGGCGCTTCACGCCGGGCATCTGAGCCTTGCCGCGGCTGCGAAGGCCGCCGCCGATCGGGTGATCGTGACGATCTTCGTCAATCCGAGGCAATTCAACGATCCGGGCGATCTGGCGCGCTATCCGCGTACCGAGGCGCGCGATGCCGAGAAGCTGGCGCCGCTCGGGGTCGATGCGATCTACGTGCCCGCGCCCGATCAGATCTATCCGCCGGGTTTCGCGACCTCGATCTCGGTCACGGGCGTCAGCGAGGGGCTGTGCGGTGCCCACCGGCCGGGTCATTTCGACGGGGTGGCGACGGTCGTCACCAAGCTTTTGCTGCAGACCGGCGCCGATTGCGCCTTTTTCGGCGAGAAGGACTATCAGCAGCTGATGGTGGTGCGGCGGCTGGTGCGCGATCTCGACATTCCCGTCGAGATCGTCGGCTGCCCCACGGTGCGCGAACCCGACGGGCTGGCACTGTCCTCGCGGAACGCGCTTCTGCCCGGGGATGTGCGCGCCGTGGCGCCCGCGCTCTACCGCGCGCTTGCGGGAGCCGGGAAGGCGCTTGAGGCCGGGGCGGGGGCGGGCGAGGCCCTTGCCGGGGCCCGGGCCGCGATCCTGGACGCGGGCTTTGCCGAGGTCGAATATCTCGAGCTGCGCGCGGCCGCCGACCTGGCGCCGCTCGACGCCGCTGTCGTGCCTGCCCGGCTGCTGGTGGCGGCGCATCTCGGCGGGGTGCGGCTGATCGACAATATCCCGGTGGCGGCGGGCTGA
- the panB gene encoding 3-methyl-2-oxobutanoate hydroxymethyltransferase produces the protein MSASAESRQMTVAAVRARKGGTPLVCLTAYTTPMAEAVDAACDVVLMGDSVGMVLHGLPSTLGVTMEMMLMHGRAVARGLAHALMVVDMPFGSYEESPQQAFRNAARLMAETGCGAVKLEGGAAMAETIRFLTARGIPVMGHVGLTPQGVMGFGGYKVQGRGADGARVLAEAQAVAEAGAFAVVLEKVPAALADRITAAVPIPTIGIGASVGCDGQILVVDDMLGVFTGFRPKFVKRYAELGDAARAAVEAYAEEVRSRRFPGPEHVFADELGGGA, from the coding sequence ATGAGTGCAAGCGCCGAAAGCCGCCAGATGACGGTGGCCGCGGTTCGGGCGAGGAAGGGCGGCACGCCGCTGGTCTGCCTGACCGCCTATACGACGCCGATGGCCGAGGCGGTCGATGCCGCCTGCGATGTCGTTCTGATGGGCGACAGTGTGGGCATGGTGCTGCATGGGCTGCCATCGACGCTGGGCGTCACGATGGAGATGATGCTGATGCATGGCCGGGCCGTGGCGCGCGGGCTCGCGCATGCCCTGATGGTCGTCGACATGCCTTTCGGGAGCTACGAGGAAAGCCCCCAACAGGCGTTTCGCAATGCCGCGCGGCTGATGGCCGAGACCGGCTGCGGCGCGGTCAAGCTGGAAGGCGGGGCGGCGATGGCCGAGACGATCCGGTTCCTGACCGCGCGCGGCATTCCGGTGATGGGCCATGTCGGACTGACGCCGCAGGGGGTGATGGGCTTCGGCGGCTACAAGGTGCAGGGCCGGGGCGCGGATGGCGCAAGGGTGCTGGCCGAGGCGCAAGCGGTGGCCGAGGCCGGCGCCTTCGCGGTGGTGCTGGAAAAGGTGCCCGCGGCGCTGGCCGACCGCATCACCGCGGCGGTTCCGATCCCGACCATCGGCATCGGCGCCTCGGTGGGCTGCGACGGGCAGATCCTGGTGGTCGATGACATGCTGGGCGTCTTCACCGGCTTCCGGCCGAAATTCGTCAAGCGCTATGCCGAGCTGGGCGATGCCGCGCGCGCGGCGGTCGAGGCCTATGCCGAGGAGGTCCGGTCGCGGCGTTTCCCGGGGCCGGAGCATGTCTTTGCCGATGAGCTCGGAGGTGGCGCATGA
- a CDS encoding ABC transporter permease produces the protein MLRYALTRLLSLSLSLVAASLAIFAAIEVIPGDPAAYMLGLNAAPETVAALRDELGLSGTLWTRYLDWISGLATGDMGLSYTYRVPVADLVTERLAVSLPLAAYALALSTAIALPVGLWAAARRGRAADLGIMAATQLGIAVPNFWFAMLLVLVFAVKLRWVSAGGFPGWEAGLGTGIRALTLPAVALALPQAAILARVMRSALIETLGQDYIRSARAKGLSRAQALRRHAFRNALIPVLTILGLQFSFLLAGAIIIENVFFLPGLGRLIFQAITQRDLIVVESVVMLLVFAVILVTFLVDLAYAAVDPRLRRR, from the coding sequence ATGCTGCGGTATGCCCTGACCCGCCTCCTGTCGCTGTCGCTGAGCCTGGTCGCCGCCAGTCTCGCGATCTTTGCGGCCATCGAGGTGATCCCGGGCGACCCGGCCGCCTACATGCTGGGGCTGAACGCGGCGCCCGAGACGGTGGCGGCGCTGCGCGACGAGCTGGGGCTGTCGGGCACGCTCTGGACGCGTTATCTCGACTGGATATCGGGGCTTGCGACCGGCGACATGGGGCTGTCCTATACCTATCGCGTGCCGGTCGCCGATCTGGTGACCGAGCGGCTCGCCGTGTCGTTGCCGCTCGCGGCCTATGCGCTGGCGCTGTCGACCGCCATCGCGCTGCCGGTCGGGCTCTGGGCCGCGGCGCGGCGCGGGCGGGCGGCCGATCTGGGGATCATGGCGGCGACGCAGCTGGGCATCGCGGTGCCGAATTTCTGGTTCGCGATGCTGCTGGTGCTGGTCTTCGCGGTCAAGCTGCGCTGGGTCTCGGCGGGGGGCTTTCCGGGCTGGGAGGCGGGGCTGGGCACCGGCATCAGGGCGCTGACCCTTCCGGCCGTGGCGCTGGCCCTGCCGCAGGCCGCGATCCTCGCCCGGGTGATGCGCTCGGCGCTGATCGAGACATTGGGGCAGGACTATATCCGCAGCGCCCGGGCCAAGGGGCTGAGCCGGGCCCAGGCGCTGCGACGCCATGCCTTCCGCAACGCGCTGATCCCGGTCCTGACCATCCTCGGGCTGCAATTCTCCTTTCTGCTGGCGGGGGCCATCATCATCGAGAACGTGTTCTTCCTGCCCGGGCTCGGGCGGCTGATCTTCCAGGCCATCACCCAGCGCGACCTGATCGTGGTCGAAAGCGTGGTGATGCTGCTGGTCTTCGCGGTGATCCTTGTCACCTTCCTCGTCGACCTGGCCTATGCCGCGGTCGATCCGCGGCTGAGGCGCCGATGA
- a CDS encoding ABC transporter ATP-binding protein, with product MPVLRQVSLGIGRGEIVGLAGESGSGKSMTALALMRLLPEGARAEGRIRLDGRDLMDLSEQQMCRRRGRDLAMIFQEPMTALNPVQRIGDQVAETLIVHGEATRAEARRAAARLLHRVGLPPERFPPGRFPHELSGGQRQRVCIAMAIALRPQLLIADEPTTALDVTTQARILDLLKALVAETGMGLLLITHDLAVISGLAHRLAVMRAGEIVEEGPAATVLTARRHPYTSALVAASAHSPATVPPPPGPPLLEVRDAVRTYPGPRRGLIGRTPPQRAVDRVSFAIARGESLGLVGESGCGKSTLARAVLGLEPLQDGEIRLDGTAIRAGSPVPGQVRRRMNAVFQDPYGSFNPRHSVARLIAEPFHLTGRPADAAARIDEALLAVGLDPTDRTRFIHEFSGGQRQRIAIARALIARPDLIVLDEAVSALDVRVRAQILDLLADLRARFGLSYLFISHDLSVVRSITERVLVMKAGRIVEEGATEKVLHDPAHAYTKALLAAAPKLKEPD from the coding sequence ATGCCGGTGCTCCGGCAGGTCTCGCTCGGGATCGGCCGGGGAGAAATCGTGGGGCTCGCGGGCGAAAGCGGCTCGGGCAAGTCGATGACCGCGCTCGCGCTGATGCGGCTTCTGCCCGAGGGCGCGCGGGCCGAGGGCCGGATCCGGCTTGACGGGCGCGACCTGATGGATCTGTCCGAACAGCAGATGTGCCGGCGGCGCGGCCGCGATCTGGCGATGATCTTCCAGGAGCCGATGACCGCGCTGAACCCGGTGCAGAGGATCGGCGATCAGGTCGCCGAGACGCTGATCGTGCATGGCGAGGCGACCCGGGCCGAGGCCCGGCGCGCTGCCGCGCGGCTCCTGCACCGGGTCGGGCTGCCGCCCGAGCGGTTTCCACCCGGCCGTTTCCCGCATGAGTTGTCGGGCGGCCAGCGCCAGCGGGTCTGCATCGCCATGGCCATCGCGCTGCGCCCGCAGCTGCTGATCGCGGACGAGCCGACCACCGCGCTCGATGTCACCACCCAGGCGCGGATCCTCGATCTGCTGAAGGCGCTGGTGGCCGAGACCGGCATGGGGCTTCTGCTGATCACCCACGATCTGGCGGTGATCTCGGGGCTGGCCCACCGGCTGGCGGTGATGCGCGCGGGCGAGATCGTCGAGGAGGGCCCCGCCGCGACCGTGCTGACCGCCCGCCGCCACCCCTATACAAGCGCGCTCGTCGCCGCCTCGGCGCACAGCCCTGCGACCGTCCCGCCGCCACCCGGCCCGCCGCTGCTGGAGGTCCGGGACGCGGTGCGAACCTATCCCGGCCCGCGTCGCGGCCTGATCGGCCGGACCCCGCCGCAGCGCGCGGTCGACCGCGTCAGCTTCGCGATCGCGCGCGGCGAAAGCCTCGGGCTCGTGGGCGAATCGGGATGCGGCAAATCGACCCTGGCGCGCGCCGTCTTGGGGCTCGAACCGCTTCAGGACGGCGAGATCCGGCTTGACGGTACCGCGATCCGGGCCGGATCGCCGGTGCCCGGGCAGGTCCGGCGCAGGATGAACGCGGTCTTCCAGGACCCTTATGGCAGCTTCAATCCGCGCCACAGCGTCGCCCGGCTGATCGCCGAGCCGTTCCATCTGACCGGTCGCCCGGCCGATGCCGCGGCCCGGATCGACGAGGCGCTGCTGGCCGTGGGGCTGGATCCGACAGACCGCACGCGCTTCATCCATGAATTTTCGGGCGGCCAGCGGCAACGGATCGCCATTGCCCGGGCCCTGATCGCCCGACCCGACCTGATCGTGCTTGACGAGGCGGTCTCGGCGCTTGACGTTCGGGTCAGGGCACAGATCCTCGACCTTCTGGCGGATCTCAGGGCGCGTTTCGGCCTGTCCTATCTTTTCATAAGTCACGACCTCTCGGTGGTCAGGTCGATCACCGAACGGGTCCTTGTGATGAAGGCCGGCAGGATCGTAGAGGAGGGGGCGACAGAAAAGGTGCTGCACGACCCGGCACATGCCTATACCAAGGCGTTGTTGGCCGCCGCGCCGAAGCTGAAGGAACCGGATTAG
- a CDS encoding aminopeptidase P family protein gives MTRSDPRPAFYRFPGEKKAPLPFSSEEYDTRLMGLRSAMDATGAEVAVLTSMQNVAYYSGFLYCSFGRPYALVVTASGSVLIGAGIDAGQPWRRCHGEALTYTDWARDNFWRAVAHVAGQGRRLGIEADHLTLARREELESFLAPAAMVDLAPATMEQRMRKSPAELDLIRAGAAVADLGGHAIRAAVRAGTREIDVAMAGRDAMELEIARRFPEAEYRDTWVWFQSGPNTDGAHTPLTGRVLQRGDLLSLNAFPMISGYYTALERTMVLGEPDPAKLALWEANLAAHEYGMSLLKPGASCAEITHRINDFLAESDLLQYRSFGYGHSFGILSHYYGREAGLELREDIETVLEPGMVISMEPMLTIPEGRPGAGGYREHDILIVTGDGAENITGYPYGPGFNVID, from the coding sequence ATGACCCGATCCGATCCCCGCCCCGCCTTCTACCGTTTTCCCGGGGAAAAGAAGGCGCCGCTGCCATTCTCGTCCGAGGAATACGACACCCGCCTGATGGGGCTTCGCAGCGCGATGGACGCCACCGGCGCCGAGGTCGCGGTCCTGACCTCGATGCAGAACGTGGCCTATTATTCGGGCTTTCTCTATTGCAGCTTCGGCCGGCCCTATGCGCTGGTGGTGACCGCCTCGGGCTCGGTCCTGATCGGCGCGGGCATCGATGCGGGCCAGCCCTGGCGGCGCTGCCATGGCGAAGCGCTGACCTATACCGACTGGGCCCGCGACAATTTCTGGCGCGCGGTGGCCCATGTCGCGGGGCAGGGCCGTCGGCTCGGGATCGAGGCCGACCACCTGACGCTGGCCCGGCGGGAGGAGCTTGAGAGCTTCCTCGCGCCCGCGGCCATGGTCGACCTGGCGCCTGCGACCATGGAGCAGCGGATGCGCAAGAGCCCGGCCGAGCTCGACCTGATCCGGGCCGGGGCGGCGGTGGCCGATCTGGGCGGCCATGCCATCCGCGCGGCGGTGCGGGCGGGCACGCGCGAGATCGACGTGGCGATGGCGGGGCGCGATGCGATGGAACTGGAGATCGCGCGGCGTTTCCCCGAGGCCGAATATCGCGACACCTGGGTCTGGTTCCAGTCGGGGCCGAATACCGACGGCGCCCATACTCCTCTGACCGGTCGCGTTCTTCAGCGCGGAGACCTGCTGTCGCTGAACGCCTTCCCGATGATTTCGGGCTATTATACCGCGCTCGAGCGGACCATGGTTCTGGGCGAGCCCGACCCGGCTAAGCTCGCACTGTGGGAGGCCAATCTGGCGGCCCATGAATACGGCATGTCGCTGCTGAAACCGGGTGCCTCCTGTGCCGAGATCACCCATCGCATCAATGATTTCCTCGCCGAGAGCGACCTGCTGCAATATCGCAGCTTCGGCTATGGTCACAGTTTCGGGATCCTGTCGCATTACTATGGCCGCGAGGCCGGTCTGGAGCTGCGCGAGGATATCGAGACCGTGCTCGAACCGGGGATGGTGATCTCGATGGAGCCGATGCTGACCATTCCCGAGGGCCGCCCAGGCGCCGGTGGCTACCGCGAACATGACATCCTGATCGTCACCGGGGACGGGGCGGAAAACATCACCGGTTATCCCTACGGGCCCGGCTTCAACGTGATCGACTGA
- a CDS encoding aldehyde dehydrogenase family protein: MRELWFETDRCFIGGVWQPPASRDFLAVENPSTGAPIGSIARGKVADIDAAVTAADEARQGPWGRMTATERGRVLTRIGQFVRGRAETLARIEATDVGKPLTQARSDAMTLARYLEFYGGAADKVTGETIPYMEGYTVYTLREPHGVTGHIVPWSHPMQIIGRSVGAALAMGNACVLKPAEEACLTALAFAKLAEEAGLPDGALNVVPGLGDEAGAALASHPGVDHISFTGSLSVGRKVQAEAARHVAPVTLELGGKSPQIVFADADLEAALPFLVNGGLQNAGQTCSASSRILVERRLYDELVERMAGAYRGLWVGPALEDLNLGPLISSRRKEIVLDYLKKGQDLETAAEGRIIGNAPAGGYYVAPRLLTRVPQTHRLAQEEIFGPVQVVIPFGDEDEAVAIANGTGYGLVAAVWTRDGARQMRMARNLRAGQVYLNNYGAGGGVELPFGGIGLSGHGREKGFQALYGFSVLKTVAARHG, encoded by the coding sequence ATGCGCGAGCTTTGGTTCGAAACCGACCGCTGCTTCATCGGCGGGGTCTGGCAACCCCCTGCCAGCCGGGATTTTCTCGCCGTCGAGAACCCCTCGACAGGGGCGCCGATCGGCTCGATCGCGCGCGGCAAGGTGGCCGATATCGACGCTGCGGTCACCGCCGCAGACGAGGCCCGCCAGGGCCCCTGGGGCCGGATGACCGCGACCGAGCGCGGGCGGGTGCTGACCCGGATCGGCCAGTTCGTGCGCGGCCGGGCCGAGACGCTGGCGCGGATCGAGGCGACCGATGTCGGCAAGCCGCTGACCCAGGCGCGCAGCGATGCGATGACGCTGGCGCGCTATCTCGAATTCTACGGCGGCGCCGCCGACAAGGTGACGGGCGAGACGATCCCCTACATGGAGGGCTATACCGTCTACACCCTGCGCGAGCCGCATGGGGTGACCGGCCATATCGTTCCCTGGAGCCACCCGATGCAGATCATCGGGCGCTCGGTCGGGGCGGCGCTGGCGATGGGCAATGCCTGCGTGCTCAAGCCCGCCGAAGAGGCCTGCCTGACCGCGCTGGCCTTTGCCAAGCTGGCCGAGGAGGCGGGCCTGCCCGACGGCGCGCTGAACGTGGTGCCCGGGCTCGGCGACGAGGCGGGCGCGGCGCTCGCCTCGCATCCCGGGGTCGATCATATCTCGTTCACGGGCTCGCTCTCGGTCGGGCGCAAGGTACAGGCCGAGGCCGCGCGCCATGTCGCCCCGGTGACGCTCGAACTCGGCGGCAAGTCGCCCCAGATCGTCTTTGCCGATGCCGATCTCGAGGCGGCGCTGCCGTTTCTGGTCAATGGCGGTCTGCAGAATGCGGGCCAGACCTGTTCGGCCTCGTCGCGCATCCTGGTCGAGCGGCGGCTCTATGACGAGCTGGTCGAGCGCATGGCCGGCGCCTATCGCGGGCTCTGGGTCGGGCCCGCGCTCGAGGATCTCAATCTCGGGCCGCTGATCTCGTCCCGGCGGAAGGAGATCGTGCTGGATTACCTGAAGAAGGGTCAGGATCTCGAGACCGCGGCCGAGGGCCGGATCATCGGCAATGCCCCGGCGGGCGGCTATTACGTGGCGCCGCGGCTGCTGACCCGGGTGCCGCAGACGCACCGGCTGGCGCAGGAAGAGATCTTCGGCCCGGTGCAAGTGGTGATCCCGTTCGGCGACGAGGACGAGGCCGTGGCCATTGCCAACGGCACCGGCTACGGGCTGGTTGCCGCGGTCTGGACCCGCGACGGCGCGCGGCAGATGCGGATGGCCCGGAACCTGCGCGCGGGACAGGTCTATCTCAACAATTACGGTGCGGGCGGCGGGGTCGAACTGCCCTTCGGCGGCATCGGCCTGTCGGGGCACGGCCGCGAGAAGGGATTTCAGGCTTTGTACGGTTTTTCGGTGCTGAAGACGGTGGCCGCGCGCCATGGCTGA
- a CDS encoding ABC transporter permease — MSARPNLIAGGVLSGTVLALAALSLVWVPHDVAALNIAERLRPPGGPHLLGTDHLGRDMLSMLMVGARSSIAVALVAVGIGMGAGVPLGLMAAAARGSWLDELVMRMNDLIFAFPALVIAILITAILGPSALNAILAIGIFNIPVFARVTRGAALSLWTLDYIRAAELAGKGRVRISAEHVLPNIVNLLIVQATIQFSLGILAEAGLSYVGLGAQPPTPSWGRMLAEAQTMIYSAPRLAILPGLAIVLTVLGLNLLGDGLRDALDPRLRRTTR, encoded by the coding sequence ATGAGCGCAAGACCGAACCTGATCGCGGGCGGCGTGCTCAGCGGCACCGTGCTGGCACTGGCGGCGCTGTCGCTGGTCTGGGTGCCGCATGACGTCGCCGCGCTGAACATCGCCGAGCGGCTGCGCCCGCCCGGCGGCCCCCATCTGCTGGGAACCGACCATCTGGGCCGGGACATGCTGTCGATGCTGATGGTGGGCGCGCGGTCCTCGATCGCGGTGGCACTGGTCGCGGTCGGCATCGGCATGGGCGCGGGTGTGCCGCTTGGGCTGATGGCGGCGGCAGCCCGCGGCAGCTGGCTCGACGAGCTGGTCATGCGCATGAACGACCTGATCTTCGCCTTCCCGGCACTGGTGATCGCGATCCTGATCACCGCCATTCTCGGCCCCTCGGCGCTGAACGCGATCCTGGCCATCGGCATCTTCAACATCCCGGTCTTCGCCCGGGTCACGCGCGGCGCCGCGCTCAGCCTCTGGACGCTCGACTATATCCGCGCGGCCGAGCTGGCCGGCAAGGGCCGGGTCCGGATCAGCGCCGAGCATGTCCTGCCCAATATCGTCAACCTGCTGATCGTGCAGGCCACGATCCAGTTCAGCCTCGGCATCCTCGCCGAGGCGGGGCTGTCCTATGTCGGGCTCGGGGCGCAGCCGCCGACGCCCAGCTGGGGCCGGATGCTGGCCGAGGCGCAGACCATGATCTACAGTGCGCCCCGGCTCGCGATCCTGCCGGGGCTGGCCATCGTGCTGACCGTTCTGGGGCTGAACCTGCTGGGCGACGGGCTGCGCGACGCGCTCGACCCGCGGCTGAGGAGAACGACCCGGTGA